GTCAGGGAGCGTGTGAGTTTTTTGAGTTTTTTTTCCTCCGACTTCATCTGGCTGGAATTGAAGCATTGTACATGCCCTCTCAATCATCTTCTCCGGAGCGGTGATTTTGTTACGCAAACCCCAGCCGCCCGCGTCTTCAAACCCCAGCCGCCCTCTCTAGGTTTAAACAAGTTTTGCTCCGATGAGACGGGAACCCAGAGGCAGCAACGAGCTTTGCTCACGGTGCGTCGCTGATGTATGCAGGAGCAAGAAGACTTCGGCTAAAGAGTTTGGATGTATTTATTCTTGCTAGGGTTTTTCTGAAGTTACATATCTCGATTAATATACTGTCTTTGGCCTTTTTTAGAGGCGGAAAAAAACAAGGGTTAAACGAACATTCGCAGCTGCCCCCACGACACTTACGTGTCATCCCACGGTACGCGCCACGGGAGACAGGGCCGCCCCCACCTGCCATCGCCGTCGCCTCACCCACACCCGGGACAGATGGACGGATGAAGAGATTGATATAACCACACCCCATCGCCCACACACACACCCCACCACACCGCGCACTGACACAGCAAGATCGACCGATCAGTCAGTCAAGAGGGCGAGGCGTGCACTGCtggtcctcctcctccctctcccgcgCATGGTGCCCCGTCCCCGCCGGCCGGCGCCGACACATGTTGCATGAGCGGCACGCACCACCCTCCGCGTCCGACGACGAGGACGATGCCCCAGGGGCCAACGACGAGGAGGGCACTCTGGTGACCAGCACCACCAACACCACCTTCCACGACGTGGACGAGGTCATCGAGGTGCGCGAGGTCCGCCCCCTGTCGCCGCCGCGGCAGCACCCGCCCTTCACGCCGCCCACGCGCACCGTCTCCGCCGCGTCCACCGCCTGGGACAGCGCCAGCAGCCACCGCTCCGTCACCTCCGAGGAGCAGTTCATGACGATGAGCCGCGAGTTCACGGccatggtcgccgccggcgccggcgccggggcGGCCAACAACAACGCCAAcggcaacaacagcaacagcaaccacCCCGTCGGGCCCTACGACGGCGGGGCCGACCAGCTGACCAGCATCGGCGAGGACGAGCTGGAGGAGCACAACCCGCTGGCCATCGTGCCGGACAGCGGCCGCCCCTTCGCCACGCCGCCCAGCAGGagcggcggcagcagcggcaggGCGGCGCGGCTCGACCTGGAGGtggtccccgccgccggcccgccggtgGAGGCGAGCCAGGtgaagaaggaggaggtggagaccaAGGTGTCGGCGTGGCAGACGGCGGAGATCGCCAAGATCAACAACCGGTTCAAGCGGGAGGAGGTGGTCATCAACGGCTGGGAGACGGAGCAGGTCGACAAGGCCTCCGCCTGGCTCAAGAAGATTGAGGTAATGATTGAAGAAATTctccacttccttttgcacctctTTTCTGATGATGAAAGAAAAAATCACTGTGAAAT
Above is a window of Triticum dicoccoides isolate Atlit2015 ecotype Zavitan chromosome 5B, WEW_v2.0, whole genome shotgun sequence DNA encoding:
- the LOC119312417 gene encoding remorin 4.1-like produces the protein MLHERHAPPSASDDEDDAPGANDEEGTLVTSTTNTTFHDVDEVIEVREVRPLSPPRQHPPFTPPTRTVSAASTAWDSASSHRSVTSEEQFMTMSREFTAMVAAGAGAGAANNNANGNNSNSNHPVGPYDGGADQLTSIGEDELEEHNPLAIVPDSGRPFATPPSRSGGSSGRAARLDLEVVPAAGPPVEASQVKKEEVETKVSAWQTAEIAKINNRFKREEVVINGWETEQVDKASAWLKKIERKLDEQRAKAVEKTQNDVAKARHKAEEKRASAEAKRGLKLAKVLELANFMKAVGRVPTKRSFF